Proteins encoded by one window of bacterium:
- a CDS encoding M48 family metallopeptidase, whose amino-acid sequence MTRSLLGLLIALLMLSPALAQVSPDSTQPDSVITQSQSDSVLAPAMSTDSSATADSTSGGGILMKDGQPLYPLSPERKALLSEYADMVNLWRFVELFSGLLILAIILFTGLSARIRDWAKSARLSYFTIWLYCAILLVAMSVLSFPFDYYRDYHLEVQFGFMNQSFGEWFGEQLISLAVMVVVMPIPVWFLYFVIQRFKRWWLAFSIGAFPIMVIFVVIAPVLISPLFNQFEPLKDKQLEQEILTLASKAGIEGSDVFEVDASKQSSKVNAYVTGLLNTKRIVLYDTLIKGFTYNEIKFVMGHEMGHYLMKHIWWGLGLLVFYLVAILWLTEKTAHGLIQRWRHTLRFERLSDIASLPLLMALFTIFSFFLQPIQTYASRYMEHQSDIFGMDVTDISGDEAASAFDKLSAYNLSDPDPHPLIEFWFYDHPALKSRMAFVKQYRIDHPVAER is encoded by the coding sequence ATGACCAGATCTCTTCTTGGATTACTGATCGCGTTGCTGATGCTGAGTCCGGCATTAGCACAAGTCTCCCCCGATTCTACGCAGCCAGATTCTGTTATCACTCAATCGCAAAGCGATAGTGTCTTGGCACCCGCAATGTCCACCGATAGCTCTGCCACCGCTGACAGTACTTCCGGCGGCGGCATCTTGATGAAGGATGGCCAGCCGCTTTACCCACTTTCGCCAGAGCGTAAAGCGTTACTGAGTGAATATGCCGACATGGTCAACCTGTGGCGCTTTGTCGAGCTGTTTTCGGGATTGTTGATATTGGCAATCATTCTGTTCACCGGTCTCTCCGCGCGAATCCGCGATTGGGCGAAATCGGCCAGACTATCCTATTTCACTATCTGGCTCTATTGCGCGATCCTGCTGGTGGCGATGTCTGTCCTCAGCTTTCCTTTCGATTACTATCGCGACTATCACCTCGAGGTTCAATTCGGGTTCATGAATCAATCGTTTGGAGAGTGGTTCGGCGAACAGTTGATCTCTTTGGCGGTCATGGTCGTGGTGATGCCGATCCCGGTCTGGTTTCTCTATTTCGTGATTCAGCGTTTCAAACGCTGGTGGTTGGCATTTTCAATTGGCGCGTTTCCGATCATGGTGATCTTTGTTGTGATCGCCCCGGTGCTGATCTCGCCTCTCTTCAACCAATTCGAGCCGCTCAAGGACAAACAACTGGAGCAAGAGATCCTGACTCTGGCCAGTAAGGCCGGGATCGAGGGCTCGGATGTCTTTGAGGTTGACGCTTCCAAACAATCCTCCAAGGTGAATGCGTATGTCACGGGGCTACTCAATACCAAGCGGATCGTACTCTATGATACGCTGATCAAGGGATTCACTTACAATGAGATCAAATTCGTCATGGGACATGAGATGGGCCACTACCTGATGAAACATATCTGGTGGGGACTTGGCCTGCTGGTCTTCTATCTGGTGGCGATCCTCTGGCTGACGGAGAAAACGGCGCATGGGCTGATCCAGCGCTGGCGACATACCCTCAGATTTGAACGTCTTTCTGATATCGCATCCCTGCCGTTGCTGATGGCCCTGTTCACGATCTTCAGCTTTTTCCTCCAGCCGATCCAGACGTACGCGAGCCGGTATATGGAACATCAGTCGGACATTTTCGGAATGGACGTCACTGATATTTCCGGCGACGAGGCTGCCTCGGCATTCGATAAGCTGTCGGCCTACAATCTGTCTGATCCTGATCCGCATCCGTTGATAGAGTTCTGGTTTTATGATCATCCGGCGCTTAAATCCCGCATGGCGTTTGTGAAACAGTACCGGATAGATCACCCGGTAGCGGAGCGGTAG
- the fumC gene encoding class II fumarate hydratase: protein MDHRIETDSMGEIKVPSDRYYGAQTARSLYHFRIGGERMPRELIRAMGILKKAAAIVNMDLGLLPKEKGDLIVKAADEVIAGTLDDHFPLVIWQTGSGTQSNMNANEVISNRAIEMAGGVMGSKKPIHPNDDVNKAQSSNDTFPTAMHIAAVEELHRRLIPMVTQLRNTLQKKSDEFKDIIKIGRTHLMDATPLTLGQEFSGYTAALTLDLDRINDSMKRLYPLALGGTAVGTGLNTHPDFAVKSAKCIAELTGKPFITAPNKYEALATHDALVEMHGQLKTLACSLMKIANDIRWLASGPRSGIAEIAIPENEPGSSIMPGKVNPTQPEAMTMVCAQVFGNDVSVNFGGASGNFELNVYKPVIIYNVLQSIRLLADACEMFNEHCAVGIEPLRENIKKHLQNSLMLVTALNPHIGYDNAAKVAKKAHKEGTTLKEAAVSLGLLTAEEFDQKVRPEQMIGPNMKAK from the coding sequence ATGGATCATCGGATAGAAACTGACTCGATGGGGGAGATCAAGGTACCATCGGATCGTTACTACGGCGCTCAGACGGCACGCTCTCTCTACCATTTCCGCATCGGTGGCGAACGGATGCCACGTGAATTGATCCGCGCAATGGGAATCCTGAAAAAGGCGGCGGCGATAGTAAATATGGATCTCGGTCTGTTGCCGAAAGAAAAAGGCGACCTGATCGTCAAGGCGGCTGATGAAGTGATCGCCGGGACGCTCGATGACCATTTCCCGCTCGTGATCTGGCAGACAGGATCCGGCACGCAATCCAACATGAATGCCAACGAAGTTATTTCCAATCGGGCGATCGAGATGGCCGGCGGCGTGATGGGTTCAAAAAAGCCGATTCATCCGAATGACGATGTCAACAAAGCGCAGTCATCAAACGACACTTTCCCGACGGCGATGCATATCGCCGCAGTGGAAGAATTGCACCGTCGGTTGATACCGATGGTAACACAACTTCGAAATACTCTGCAGAAGAAATCAGACGAGTTTAAGGATATCATCAAGATCGGGCGCACGCATCTGATGGATGCCACGCCATTGACGCTGGGACAGGAGTTCTCGGGGTACACGGCGGCGCTGACACTCGATCTCGATCGGATAAATGACTCGATGAAGCGGTTGTACCCGCTGGCGCTGGGTGGAACAGCGGTCGGCACCGGTTTGAATACGCATCCGGATTTCGCCGTCAAGTCGGCAAAGTGCATTGCCGAACTGACCGGCAAACCGTTTATCACTGCGCCGAACAAATATGAAGCACTCGCCACTCATGATGCACTTGTGGAGATGCACGGACAACTCAAGACACTCGCCTGTTCGTTAATGAAGATTGCGAACGATATTCGCTGGCTCGCCTCAGGCCCGCGTTCGGGGATCGCTGAAATCGCCATCCCGGAGAACGAACCGGGTTCATCGATCATGCCGGGAAAGGTCAATCCGACCCAGCCGGAGGCGATGACCATGGTCTGCGCGCAAGTGTTCGGCAATGATGTTTCGGTCAATTTCGGTGGTGCATCGGGGAATTTTGAACTGAACGTCTACAAGCCGGTGATCATCTATAATGTGCTGCAGTCGATCCGTCTGCTCGCCGATGCCTGCGAAATGTTCAACGAACATTGTGCCGTCGGGATCGAGCCGCTTCGCGAGAATATCAAGAAGCATCTGCAGAACTCTCTCATGCTGGTGACTGCGCTCAACCCGCATATCGGCTATGACAATGCAGCCAAAGTCGCCAAGAAGGCACACAAAGAGGGGACCACGCTCAAAGAAGCGGCGGTCTCACTTGGTCTGTTGACTGCCGAGGAATTCGATCAGAAAGTTCGGCCCGAACAGATGATCGGTCCGAATATGAAGGCGAAGTAA
- a CDS encoding ABC transporter permease, protein MIEASMLTHYLTIGWRNLRRNPLYSFINILGLSIGVAACLLIFLFVQDELTFDRFHANQDRIYRVIRSPKPNMQHFELNEGKTPYMPGPLAQAVKEEIPTIANSIRLRPAGKATILVDNHAFKDELTYTDSSIFDIFSFTLAAGDPRRALAEPTAVVLSRKAAIKYFGTEDAIGRYIDISLYDAPPKRHQVTGILNDFPPNTSIKMDVVAPMISARRSSNLSGTWKGWNFYTYLMLNAGADPVTVGDQMSALYERRLAEAESSDGIELSQNPFLLSLQPLSDVHLDPETGESRREYSYILGCIAVAVLLLACINFITLAMARSTTRSREVSVRKVFGAVRGQLINQFCGEGLLVSGCAIVAGFVLAELALPVFNSIAEKSLSIDLLSNFPLIFIAVCLLLILGLVSGAVPAFMLSGLHPAAIFRQRSGLLKSGLLPRGLMVLQYGISIALLICLLGMFAQYRFINSKQLGFNSEHVVVITNTSPPTMAGDDLLNRMRRELSNAPSVLSVTGCDPSFVRGWGQTEWPYQGTSLRTFVYTVDHEYIPTLGMQLLQGRNFDPAMPSDPTQSVIVNESFVRKAGLTDPIGAPLTGYTLGDSEQPPLIVGVLKDYHVVSLHKPIEPVMLTTDPSLHFSHILVRVDGADLKESVDKIESTWSAISEQSRFDYSFLDEDLARQYLEEQKWMKIVGYSAMVAIIIASLGLFGLAGLSAVRRMKEVGIRKVLGASLPQLLENLNREFLLLVGVANLIAWPLAYLVLNQWLQSFAYRTELSVWIFIISGLSALVLALAVISYHTVRTASINPSEVLRHE, encoded by the coding sequence GTGATTGAGGCATCTATGCTGACGCACTATTTGACCATTGGCTGGCGCAACCTTCGACGGAATCCGCTGTATAGCTTTATCAACATTCTTGGGCTCTCTATTGGAGTTGCCGCCTGTCTCCTGATCTTCCTGTTCGTGCAGGATGAGCTTACTTTCGATCGATTCCACGCCAATCAGGATCGTATCTATCGTGTCATTCGCTCTCCCAAGCCAAATATGCAGCACTTTGAGCTGAACGAAGGGAAGACGCCGTATATGCCGGGCCCACTGGCTCAGGCGGTGAAAGAGGAGATTCCGACCATCGCAAATTCGATTCGTTTGCGTCCGGCGGGTAAGGCGACTATCCTGGTAGACAACCACGCATTCAAAGATGAACTGACCTATACCGATTCTTCGATCTTCGACATTTTCTCCTTCACACTGGCGGCCGGAGATCCCCGCCGGGCACTGGCTGAACCAACCGCAGTCGTACTCTCCCGGAAGGCGGCAATCAAGTATTTTGGCACGGAGGATGCGATCGGCCGCTATATCGACATTTCACTGTACGATGCTCCCCCCAAACGGCATCAGGTTACCGGCATCCTGAACGATTTTCCGCCCAATACCTCTATCAAGATGGATGTCGTCGCTCCGATGATCTCGGCGCGTCGATCTTCAAATCTCTCCGGTACCTGGAAGGGATGGAATTTTTATACCTATCTCATGCTTAACGCCGGAGCAGATCCCGTGACTGTTGGAGATCAGATGTCGGCGCTTTACGAGCGACGTCTCGCCGAAGCGGAATCGTCTGACGGAATAGAATTGAGTCAGAACCCGTTTCTTCTCTCTTTGCAGCCGCTCTCGGATGTGCACCTCGATCCTGAGACTGGCGAAAGCCGTCGTGAGTACTCATATATCCTTGGTTGCATTGCGGTGGCAGTGCTACTGCTCGCCTGCATCAACTTTATCACGTTGGCCATGGCCCGCTCTACCACTCGCTCGCGTGAGGTGTCTGTACGTAAGGTATTTGGGGCGGTCCGAGGCCAGTTGATCAATCAATTTTGCGGCGAAGGACTGCTTGTCTCCGGATGTGCCATCGTTGCCGGCTTTGTCCTTGCCGAGTTAGCACTGCCCGTCTTCAATTCGATTGCGGAGAAGTCGCTCTCAATCGACCTGCTCTCCAACTTTCCTCTTATCTTCATCGCGGTTTGCCTCTTGTTGATCTTGGGTCTGGTCTCCGGAGCGGTCCCGGCTTTCATGCTCTCCGGTTTACATCCTGCCGCGATATTTCGTCAGCGCTCCGGCCTGCTGAAGAGTGGTCTGCTCCCGCGTGGGCTGATGGTGCTGCAGTACGGCATCTCGATCGCCTTGCTGATCTGTCTGTTGGGGATGTTTGCGCAATATCGGTTCATCAATTCAAAACAGTTGGGATTCAACTCCGAACATGTCGTGGTGATCACGAACACATCTCCTCCGACAATGGCAGGTGACGATCTCCTGAATCGGATGCGCCGAGAGTTGTCAAATGCACCATCGGTCCTCAGCGTCACCGGGTGTGATCCGTCATTTGTCAGAGGCTGGGGACAGACTGAGTGGCCCTACCAGGGAACTAGTCTGCGCACCTTCGTATATACGGTCGATCACGAGTATATACCGACTCTTGGCATGCAATTGCTTCAGGGGCGGAATTTCGACCCGGCCATGCCGTCCGATCCGACTCAGTCAGTTATAGTCAATGAGAGCTTTGTCCGCAAAGCCGGTTTAACCGATCCGATAGGCGCTCCATTAACTGGCTATACTCTCGGTGACTCAGAGCAACCGCCTCTCATCGTCGGAGTACTTAAAGACTATCATGTTGTTTCTCTCCACAAACCGATCGAACCGGTCATGCTGACTACCGATCCCTCCTTGCACTTCAGCCATATTCTGGTACGAGTCGACGGCGCCGACCTAAAGGAGTCTGTTGACAAGATCGAGTCAACCTGGTCTGCGATCTCGGAGCAGAGTCGCTTTGATTACTCTTTCCTCGACGAGGATCTGGCACGCCAGTATCTCGAAGAACAGAAGTGGATGAAGATCGTGGGATACAGCGCAATGGTTGCCATTATCATCGCGTCACTTGGCCTTTTCGGACTCGCCGGCCTCAGCGCCGTACGCCGCATGAAAGAGGTCGGCATCCGCAAGGTGCTCGGCGCGTCACTTCCTCAGTTGCTGGAGAATCTGAATCGCGAATTCCTGCTGCTGGTCGGCGTAGCCAATCTGATCGCCTGGCCCCTGGCCTATCTTGTTCTTAACCAGTGGTTGCAGAGCTTCGCCTATCGGACCGAGTTGTCCGTCTGGATATTTATCATTTCCGGGCTCTCCGCACTTGTCCTGGCTCTGGCGGTCATCAGCTATCATACCGTCCGGACAGCTTCAATCAATCCATCGGAGGTACTTCGCCACGAGTAG
- a CDS encoding ABC transporter ATP-binding protein, with protein MSQEQNSEPVIALRGIYRYFNSGAGKVFVLQGIDLDIRAGEFVSIMGPSGAGKSTLLHIVGLLDEPDDGDYHLLGQTVTRLSEKERSSIFKQQIGFVFQSYHLIDELTVAENLETPLLYQGVGKAERKALVADTLDRFQIVGKKDLFPSQLSGGQQQLVGIARAVITSPRIILADEPTGNLNSAQGAEIMALFSKLNAEGTTIIQVTHSDKNASYGNRIINLLDGRIVQA; from the coding sequence GTGAGTCAGGAACAGAATTCGGAACCAGTCATCGCTTTGCGCGGCATCTATCGATACTTCAATTCCGGGGCGGGGAAGGTCTTTGTCCTTCAGGGGATCGATCTTGATATCCGCGCCGGTGAGTTTGTCTCGATCATGGGGCCCTCAGGCGCCGGAAAGTCTACCCTGCTGCATATTGTCGGTCTTCTTGATGAACCGGACGATGGCGACTACCATCTCCTCGGACAGACCGTTACTCGCCTCTCGGAGAAAGAACGCTCGAGCATTTTTAAGCAGCAGATCGGATTCGTGTTTCAGAGTTATCATCTAATAGACGAGTTGACCGTCGCTGAAAATCTGGAGACACCGCTGCTCTATCAAGGTGTCGGCAAAGCTGAACGAAAAGCGCTCGTCGCGGATACGCTCGATCGCTTTCAGATCGTCGGCAAGAAAGACCTCTTCCCATCACAGCTCTCCGGAGGGCAGCAACAACTGGTCGGCATTGCGCGAGCGGTGATCACCAGTCCCAGGATCATCCTGGCCGACGAACCGACAGGTAACTTGAACTCCGCACAGGGTGCGGAGATCATGGCGCTGTTCTCCAAACTGAATGCCGAAGGAACCACCATCATCCAGGTGACCCATTCGGACAAAAATGCATCATATGGTAATCGAATCATCAACCTTCTTGACGGACGGATAGTCCAGGCGTGA
- a CDS encoding ABC transporter permease, with product MLRNYFLVAIRSLRRERLYAAINVIGLAVALTVALLALAYVKHERSYDRFHSNSDRLFRINYLIPQENGRIQRSAGTAFVLAPILREQLPDIAATVATADLPEAIVQYDRHNFREPVFFADSQFFSTFSFPLIDGDPATALQNPNSVVLTEKLATKYFGDARPVGKIITISIRGKQELYEVTGVCRNAPGNSSQQFDLVIPLRKLFSLYEGVFKFGWNLTWPTTYVLLRDGVSVTDVNAKLEALALTLPVDADGKLKILFGLQPIADMHFDHAIDNAPPNASRPLYSFILAGLALLVLLLACINFMTLAIGRSQTRTKEVGIRKVLGARSDQVIGRFLGEAILLCLIATLIAFVTAELLLPAFNELSGKQISPSIWMDATTILSILLLVTFTGLVAGGYPAIVLARARLRDSVKGKAAFLTTGAVTRTLVVFQFGLSIALIVSTFVMSNQIEYLQSIPIGFDKEHLLLVKLGGTGEEKLKTVQLLRNQLSGNPSVRSISAASRSFDGTGMANGDYLPDSTIFVVYANPADEHFVKTMGLTIIEGSNFTGNVSADSLEPLLVNETLVRRLKWSSAIGQRVPGINNGRVIGVVNDFNFRSLSEPIEPVVIPFADPQGWGAEVRFAYLRISPERIPATIESIRKAWQAVAPNFPFEFQFMDDHIDAQYRFEQRWWKIIGMAAVLAVLIACFGTFGLTALAVARRRKEISVRKVLGASSQQIVTLMSSEFLKLAIIGNLIAWPAAYFATRHWLSGFAYHLDPSLLPFLLAGILTVTIVLLTVLVQAVRAAQANPVDSLRYE from the coding sequence ATGCTGCGTAATTATTTCCTCGTCGCAATCCGCAGCCTTCGGCGCGAACGGCTATACGCCGCGATCAATGTCATTGGGCTGGCCGTCGCTCTGACCGTTGCCTTGTTGGCGCTCGCCTATGTTAAGCATGAACGGTCGTATGATCGATTTCATTCAAACAGTGACCGACTCTTCCGAATCAACTACCTGATCCCGCAGGAGAACGGCAGAATACAGCGCTCCGCCGGCACCGCATTCGTCCTTGCGCCGATCCTCCGGGAACAACTCCCCGATATTGCCGCCACGGTCGCCACAGCGGACCTTCCGGAAGCGATCGTTCAGTATGACCGCCACAATTTCCGCGAGCCGGTCTTTTTCGCTGATTCGCAATTCTTCTCGACCTTCAGCTTCCCGCTGATCGACGGTGATCCTGCCACCGCGCTGCAGAATCCAAACTCAGTAGTGCTCACCGAGAAGCTGGCAACCAAGTACTTCGGCGATGCAAGGCCGGTCGGCAAGATCATCACCATCTCCATACGCGGGAAACAGGAGTTGTACGAAGTGACGGGGGTATGCCGGAATGCCCCCGGCAATTCGTCGCAGCAATTTGATCTGGTCATCCCGCTCCGCAAGCTCTTCTCATTATATGAGGGCGTATTCAAATTCGGCTGGAATCTGACCTGGCCAACCACATATGTTCTGCTGCGTGACGGTGTTTCAGTTACCGATGTCAACGCCAAGCTGGAGGCGCTGGCGCTCACCCTGCCGGTCGATGCCGACGGCAAGTTGAAGATCCTCTTCGGCCTCCAGCCGATCGCCGACATGCATTTTGATCACGCCATTGATAATGCACCGCCCAATGCCAGCAGACCACTCTACTCCTTCATCCTGGCTGGTCTTGCCTTACTGGTTTTGTTGCTCGCCTGCATCAACTTCATGACGCTTGCGATCGGACGTTCTCAGACTCGCACCAAAGAGGTGGGGATTCGCAAAGTACTGGGAGCACGTTCTGATCAAGTGATCGGACGGTTCCTTGGAGAGGCGATCCTGTTATGCTTGATTGCCACCTTGATCGCATTCGTCACCGCCGAACTGCTGCTCCCGGCTTTCAATGAGCTTTCCGGCAAACAGATCTCCCCTTCGATTTGGATGGACGCGACTACCATTCTCTCCATCCTGCTACTGGTGACATTCACCGGGCTGGTGGCCGGTGGTTATCCCGCCATCGTACTGGCTCGGGCAAGACTCCGTGATTCGGTCAAAGGTAAGGCCGCGTTTCTCACAACTGGCGCCGTCACCCGAACATTGGTGGTCTTCCAATTCGGGCTTTCCATCGCATTGATCGTTTCGACCTTCGTTATGTCGAATCAGATCGAATATTTGCAGTCGATTCCGATCGGATTCGACAAAGAGCACCTGCTCTTGGTCAAACTCGGTGGAACCGGCGAAGAGAAACTCAAGACTGTTCAGTTGCTCCGCAATCAGCTCTCCGGCAATCCCTCGGTCCGGTCGATCAGCGCGGCCAGCCGCAGTTTTGATGGTACCGGCATGGCTAATGGTGATTATCTCCCTGATTCGACGATCTTCGTCGTTTATGCGAATCCCGCCGATGAGCATTTCGTCAAAACGATGGGGTTGACCATAATTGAGGGTTCCAATTTTACCGGCAACGTTTCCGCTGATTCTCTTGAACCGCTCCTGGTCAATGAAACCCTGGTCCGTCGGCTTAAATGGAGCTCGGCGATCGGCCAGCGCGTCCCGGGAATAAACAACGGCCGCGTTATTGGCGTGGTCAATGACTTCAACTTCCGATCCCTCAGCGAACCGATTGAGCCGGTAGTGATCCCATTCGCTGATCCGCAAGGCTGGGGTGCAGAAGTCCGCTTCGCCTATCTCCGCATCAGCCCTGAGCGAATTCCAGCAACCATTGAGTCCATTCGAAAAGCATGGCAGGCCGTCGCCCCCAATTTCCCGTTCGAATTTCAGTTCATGGATGACCACATTGATGCGCAGTATCGCTTTGAACAGCGTTGGTGGAAGATAATCGGGATGGCCGCAGTACTGGCGGTACTGATCGCCTGCTTTGGGACGTTTGGCTTGACTGCCCTGGCTGTCGCCCGTCGACGGAAAGAGATCTCTGTCCGCAAGGTACTAGGAGCCAGTTCGCAACAGATCGTCACCTTGATGAGTTCGGAGTTTCTCAAGTTAGCTATCATCGGCAATCTGATCGCCTGGCCAGCCGCCTATTTCGCGACCAGACATTGGTTGAGCGGCTTTGCCTATCACCTTGATCCGTCTCTCCTGCCGTTCCTACTTGCCGGCATTCTGACAGTAACCATCGTGTTACTCACAGTCCTTGTCCAGGCCGTCAGGGCCGCCCAGGCCAACCCGGTCGATTCTCTTCGTTATGAATAA
- a CDS encoding ABC transporter permease, producing the protein MLRHYLTIAIRSLGKQRLYTCINIAGLSIGMAACLLIFLFINDEYGFDKFHHNAERIFRAAQVENYEGREYFSTSTPFPLAQALTDSYPEIEEAVRVAKVTDIVKRGGHSFSEPYHLVDSGFFRVFTFPLVQGDELTALASPNNVVISARISEKYFGEQNPLGQSFTIKLDSIFEEFTVTGVTANTPSASSIQFDILIPMSNCHKLWRESLRSSWTDVWAETYLLTKPGVTPEQLEAKVPAMVKKIAGDKYVEGQVTERFQPITDIHLNTEFPPGIQPTSNPAYSYILGGIALAILSIGCINFVTLAVARAAGRAKEVGIRKVAGAGRFQLLKQFWGETIVLSLISLLVAIVIAEFTLPVFNSIAGKDLALRFDLMTMAAAAALLSIVSIIGGNYPALILARFQPAQVLKGKMSIQRSNRLRQALVIVQFSLAIGLVACTFTMSRQFHFLQNRPMGYEREHIVTIPTNLAFDGSKRIAERLRQSLVQSGDAVEISFALNSLGEPWYNIGWFVQPGDYRWASLNRVDKEFLPAMSIDILQGRNFSVETPSDTLDAALVNEAFVQAFGITDPIGKPLPGSLSPNKIIGVVKDFHYASLHQKIEPLILTMRAGNILRLVEDASTEAPGHNRLLVRFTPGALTERIQRLEKAWKLAAGDRPCEPTFLDAAIESQYRNDRRLGQIVSYASILVLIISSLGLFGLAAISVVRRTKEIGVRKVLGATSLNILGLLWHEAIWLVAIACLLAWPLAYYAMNRWLEDFAYREALHPLIFLAAGLLGLLIALVTVSYHSLRASTSNPVDSLRCE; encoded by the coding sequence ATGTTGCGCCACTATTTGACTATAGCGATCCGTTCACTCGGAAAACAGCGACTATACACGTGTATCAATATTGCCGGACTGAGTATTGGGATGGCTGCCTGTCTGCTGATCTTCCTGTTCATCAACGACGAATATGGATTCGACAAGTTTCATCACAACGCCGAGAGGATCTTCCGCGCTGCTCAGGTTGAAAATTACGAGGGCCGGGAGTACTTCAGTACTTCGACACCGTTCCCACTGGCACAGGCGCTGACCGATTCATATCCGGAGATTGAAGAGGCTGTTCGCGTCGCCAAAGTGACCGATATCGTCAAACGAGGAGGGCATTCCTTCTCCGAGCCGTACCATCTGGTTGACAGTGGCTTCTTCAGGGTTTTCACCTTTCCTTTGGTACAGGGAGATGAACTAACCGCTCTCGCCTCTCCGAACAACGTCGTGATCAGCGCACGGATCAGCGAGAAATACTTTGGGGAGCAAAATCCCCTCGGACAGAGCTTCACGATCAAACTCGATTCCATATTCGAAGAATTCACCGTCACAGGAGTGACGGCTAACACGCCATCAGCATCGAGTATTCAGTTTGATATTCTCATTCCCATGTCCAACTGCCATAAGCTCTGGCGGGAATCGCTGCGCAGTAGCTGGACCGATGTCTGGGCGGAGACTTATTTGCTCACCAAACCAGGCGTCACTCCTGAACAATTGGAGGCTAAAGTCCCGGCGATGGTGAAGAAGATAGCAGGTGACAAGTATGTCGAGGGTCAGGTCACCGAACGTTTTCAACCGATCACCGACATCCATTTAAACACCGAGTTCCCACCTGGGATCCAACCGACCAGCAACCCTGCCTATTCCTACATTCTAGGAGGGATCGCCCTCGCCATCCTCTCGATCGGGTGCATAAATTTTGTGACGTTGGCTGTGGCCAGAGCTGCCGGCCGCGCAAAAGAAGTCGGCATCCGTAAAGTGGCCGGCGCAGGGAGATTTCAGCTTCTCAAACAGTTCTGGGGTGAAACGATTGTCCTCAGTCTGATCTCGCTCCTGGTGGCAATAGTAATCGCAGAATTCACTCTCCCTGTCTTCAATTCTATCGCCGGGAAAGATCTGGCGCTGCGATTTGATCTGATGACCATGGCTGCGGCGGCCGCACTCCTCTCAATTGTCAGCATCATCGGCGGCAACTACCCCGCCCTGATCCTTGCCCGCTTCCAACCGGCGCAGGTACTTAAGGGAAAGATGTCGATTCAGCGAAGCAACCGTTTGCGGCAGGCACTAGTGATCGTCCAGTTCAGCCTGGCGATCGGACTCGTAGCATGCACATTCACGATGTCGCGCCAATTTCATTTTCTGCAAAACAGACCGATGGGCTACGAACGCGAGCATATTGTAACGATACCAACCAATCTTGCATTCGATGGAAGCAAACGGATCGCTGAACGACTTCGCCAGTCGCTGGTCCAATCCGGCGACGCGGTCGAAATATCGTTTGCTCTGAATTCTCTTGGCGAACCTTGGTACAATATTGGCTGGTTTGTTCAACCCGGCGATTATCGCTGGGCGAGCCTCAATCGCGTCGATAAGGAATTCCTTCCCGCCATGAGCATCGACATTCTGCAGGGGCGGAATTTCTCGGTAGAGACTCCTTCGGATACACTGGATGCGGCGCTCGTGAACGAAGCATTTGTTCAGGCATTCGGCATCACCGATCCGATCGGCAAGCCGCTTCCGGGCTCACTCTCGCCGAACAAGATCATCGGTGTGGTCAAGGATTTCCACTATGCCTCGCTCCACCAGAAGATCGAACCGCTCATCCTCACCATGCGGGCGGGAAATATCCTCAGATTGGTCGAGGATGCCAGCACTGAAGCTCCGGGGCACAATCGCCTACTTGTGCGGTTCACTCCGGGCGCATTGACTGAGCGCATACAGCGACTTGAGAAGGCATGGAAATTAGCCGCGGGCGACCGCCCTTGCGAACCAACGTTTCTGGATGCCGCTATCGAGAGTCAGTACAGAAATGACCGTCGATTGGGCCAAATAGTCAGTTATGCATCGATCCTGGTGCTGATCATCTCCAGTCTCGGGCTTTTTGGATTGGCGGCTATTTCTGTGGTCCGCCGAACCAAAGAGATCGGCGTACGAAAAGTACTGGGGGCCACGTCGCTGAATATTCTCGGTCTCCTGTGGCATGAAGCTATCTGGCTGGTGGCGATTGCCTGCCTCCTGGCCTGGCCCCTCGCCTACTACGCGATGAATCGCTGGCTGGAGGATTTCGCCTACCGTGAGGCACTTCATCCCCTGATCTTTCTGGCCGCTGGATTGCTGGGTCTTCTGATTGCGCTTGTAACAGTCAGTTATCATTCCCTCCGGGCTTCGACCTCTAACCCTGTTGACTCGTTGAGATGCGAGTAG